In a single window of the Candidatus Melainabacteria bacterium genome:
- a CDS encoding LLM class flavin-dependent oxidoreductase yields MSDLSDISLSVLDLAPVATGQTAADAFRNTLELARSAERWGYKRYWLAEHHNLPGIASSATSVLIGYVAAGTSRIRVGSGGIMLPNHAPLVIAEQFGTLESLYPGRIDLGLGRAPGTDSITSYALRRGLTSDGHDFPELLAELQRYLTASDRDLKVHAYPGSGLNIPIWLLGSSTFSARLAADLGLPFSFASHFAPDELDQALKLYRSKFKPSAHLERPYVMVGVPVIAADTDALASKLATTTSQKFLGLVRRQPVQAKPPVDNIDEIWNEYEKAAVLSRMAIAAIGGPDTVARKLGQLLERTRADELIVVSDFFDFQDRLRSYEILSNLCGAAKSAQLPTINGVL; encoded by the coding sequence CATTGTCAGTTCTAGATCTCGCACCAGTGGCGACTGGACAGACAGCAGCAGACGCATTCAGAAACACTCTGGAACTTGCGCGCAGCGCTGAACGATGGGGATACAAACGCTACTGGTTGGCCGAACATCATAATCTTCCGGGAATAGCCAGTTCTGCCACTTCCGTATTGATTGGCTATGTAGCAGCCGGTACCTCCAGAATTCGTGTGGGCTCCGGTGGCATAATGTTGCCCAATCATGCCCCGCTCGTTATAGCAGAACAGTTCGGAACGCTTGAATCACTCTATCCAGGAAGGATAGATCTCGGATTAGGTCGTGCGCCGGGCACTGATTCGATCACTTCTTACGCATTGCGCAGAGGACTGACATCGGACGGGCACGATTTCCCGGAACTACTGGCAGAGTTGCAACGCTATTTAACGGCATCCGACCGCGACTTAAAGGTGCATGCGTATCCTGGGTCAGGTCTTAATATACCGATCTGGTTACTTGGCTCCAGCACTTTCAGTGCCAGATTGGCAGCGGATCTCGGTTTGCCTTTCTCTTTCGCCAGTCATTTTGCGCCTGATGAGCTTGATCAGGCTCTAAAACTTTATCGCAGCAAATTTAAACCATCTGCGCATCTGGAACGACCGTACGTTATGGTCGGAGTGCCCGTTATAGCGGCTGATACAGACGCACTTGCATCGAAACTTGCAACTACGACTTCTCAGAAATTTCTGGGACTGGTCAGACGACAGCCAGTTCAAGCAAAACCTCCCGTTGATAACATTGACGAGATCTGGAACGAATATGAGAAAGCTGCCGTGCTGAGTCGCATGGCTATTGCTGCGATCGGCGGGCCGGATACCGTTGCGCGAAAGTTGGGCCAGCTTTTGGAGAGAACAAGGGCAGATGAATTGATAGTCGTCTCAGATTTCTTCGACTTTCAAGATCGCCTACGTTCGTACGAGATACTCTCGAACCTGTGCGGCGCTGCAAAAAGTGCTCAACTGCCGACAATCAACGGCGTGCTTTAA
- a CDS encoding transcriptional regulator — MKTFFHPSLKDIHLENVLYALSDSVRLSVVQQLDQNGEMTCGQFSCTQPKGKSTMTHHFRVLRESGLINTKVNGREHLTSLRRKELETKFPGLLDSILNAASGNSLIKARR, encoded by the coding sequence ATGAAGACGTTTTTCCATCCTTCACTCAAAGACATACATCTGGAGAATGTGCTCTATGCACTGAGTGATTCCGTCCGGCTTTCAGTAGTTCAGCAGTTGGATCAGAACGGTGAGATGACCTGCGGACAATTCAGCTGTACGCAGCCAAAGGGGAAGTCCACAATGACACATCATTTTCGTGTGCTGCGTGAATCAGGATTGATAAACACTAAGGTGAACGGGCGTGAACACCTGACTAGTCTGCGTCGGAAGGAATTGGAAACTAAGTTCCCGGGTCTATTAGATAGTATCTTGAATGCTGCAAGCGGCAACTCTCTGATTAAAGCACGCCGTTGA
- a CDS encoding alpha/beta fold hydrolase, with the protein MTQVGIKLSMTKICFAKLTGALLAAVSLAASALSAFAIESTMPTDKYPDVVKPELAAKYKYTEDGEFSQKIGIPTYEWMPAEGPPKAVIVGVHGLTLHGRRFRVLARALAINNIGFVSFDMRGFGRCNFENKWSTTKNDRSKVHLEKSYEDLEQLTTLVKERYPDAKIVLLGESLGCTFCVRLAGEHPDLVYGIVLSAPAVKVNADMIVGAGNLKRGIKAAVSPHHEMDLNPFIRNLVSGRKQVTAEMLDDPLITKKLTLGALLSTDAFVDHTAKWGKKTSDKLPVLIIQGSRDECVSPKHVTDLMANMPSVDQTLSWKGQFGHLQLETQYLRTEVLEALVDWMYDHGAENQIQVANFAQSINDLGGSVVRYSAPNTVADDK; encoded by the coding sequence ATGACCCAAGTTGGAATTAAATTATCAATGACAAAGATCTGTTTTGCGAAGTTGACCGGAGCTCTGCTGGCCGCTGTCAGCCTGGCTGCAAGTGCACTTAGCGCATTCGCCATCGAAAGCACCATGCCAACCGACAAATATCCAGATGTGGTCAAACCAGAACTGGCGGCTAAATACAAATACACAGAAGACGGTGAATTCAGCCAGAAAATTGGAATTCCAACTTACGAATGGATGCCTGCGGAAGGACCTCCGAAAGCTGTGATTGTAGGGGTGCACGGTCTCACTCTGCATGGGCGAAGATTCAGAGTGCTGGCACGAGCACTGGCAATCAACAATATCGGCTTCGTGTCGTTCGACATGAGAGGATTTGGCAGGTGCAATTTCGAGAATAAATGGAGCACCACCAAAAACGACAGATCGAAAGTACATCTGGAAAAAAGTTACGAAGACCTCGAACAGCTGACAACTCTGGTGAAGGAACGATATCCCGATGCGAAAATAGTACTGCTCGGCGAAAGTCTCGGTTGCACCTTTTGCGTTCGATTAGCGGGCGAACACCCGGACTTGGTTTACGGCATAGTACTCTCCGCACCAGCAGTGAAAGTCAATGCAGACATGATCGTCGGTGCGGGAAATCTCAAACGTGGCATAAAAGCAGCCGTTTCACCACACCATGAAATGGACTTGAATCCATTCATTCGCAACCTTGTGTCCGGTCGCAAACAAGTCACTGCAGAGATGCTCGACGATCCGCTGATAACAAAAAAATTGACACTGGGGGCGCTGCTATCAACAGACGCATTTGTGGACCATACGGCGAAGTGGGGCAAAAAGACTTCAGACAAATTGCCGGTCTTGATCATTCAGGGTAGTCGTGACGAATGCGTCTCGCCTAAACACGTGACGGACTTGATGGCCAACATGCCTTCTGTAGACCAGACCCTGTCCTGGAAAGGACAGTTTGGTCATCTTCAGCTGGAAACACAATATCTCCGCACTGAAGTTCTAGAAGCTCTCGTCGACTGGATGTATGACCACGGAGCGGAAAATCAGATCCAGGTAGCAAATTTCGCCCAGAGCATCAACGATCTGGGCGGATCAGTGGTGCGCTACTCGGCACCAAATACGGTTGCTGACGACAAGTAA